The following proteins come from a genomic window of Eubalaena glacialis isolate mEubGla1 chromosome X, mEubGla1.1.hap2.+ XY, whole genome shotgun sequence:
- the DUSP9 gene encoding dual specificity protein phosphatase 9 has product MEGLGRSCLWLRRELSPPRPRLLLLDCRSRELYESARIGGALSVALPALLLRRLRRGSLSVRALLPGPPLQPPPPAPVLLYDQGGGRHRRGEAEAEVEEWEAESVLGTLLQKLREEGYLAYYLQGGFSRFQAECPHLCETSLDSRGGPSAAPVPSPVVGLGGLCLGSDAESEPDRDSMSCGLDSEGATPPPAGLLPSFPVQILPNLYLGSARDSANVESLAKLGIRYILNVTPNLPNLFEKNGDFHYKQIPISDHWSQNLSQFFPEAIAFIDEALSQNCGVLVHCLAGVSRSVTVTVAYLMQKLHLSLNDAYDLVKRKKSNISPNFNFMGQLLDFERSLRLEERRARDGGSGGQESAASDPPSFFTTPTSDGVFELDAT; this is encoded by the exons ATGGAGGGTCTGGGCCGCTCGTGCCTGTGGCTGCGCCGGGAGCTGTCGCCCCCGCGGCCGCGGCTGCTGCTCCTGGACTGCCGCAGCCGCGAGCTGTACGAGTCGGCGCGCATCGGCGGGGCGCTGAGCGTGGCCCTGCCCGCGCTGCTGCTGCGCCGCCTGCGGCGGGGGAGCCTGTCGGTGCGCGCGCTCCTGCCTGGGCCGCCGCTGCagccgcccccgcccgccccggtgctCCTGTACGACCAGGGCGGGGGCCGGCACCGGCGCggggaggccgaggccgaggTCGAGGAGTGGGAGGCCGAGTCGGTGCTGGGCACCCTGCTCCAGAAGCTGCGGGAGGAAGGCTACCTGGCCTACTACCTACAGG GTGGCTTCAGCAGATTCCAGGCCGAGTGCCCTCACCTATGTGAGACCAGCCTTGACAGCCGTGGGGGCCCAAGCGCAGCCCCGGTGCCCAGCCCAGTGGTGGGGCTGGGCGGCCTGTGCCTGGGCTCCGACGCGGAATCCGAGCCCGACCGTGACTCCATGAGCTGCGGCCTGGATTCGGAGGGTGCCACGCCCCCCCCAGCGGGGCTGCTGCCGTCCTTCCCCGTCCAGATCCTGCCCAACCTCTACCTGGGCAGTGCCCGGGATTCGGCCAACGTGGAGAGCTTGGCCAAGCTGGGCATCCGCTACATCCTCAATGTCACCCCAAACCTGCCTAACCTCTTCGAGAAGAACGGCGACTTTCACTACAAGCAGATCCCCATCTCGGACCACTGGAGCCAGAACTTGTCCCAGTTCTTTCCGGAGGCCATCGCATTCATTG ATGAGGCCTTGTCCCAGAACTGCGGGGTGCTCGTTCACTGCCTGGCGGGCGTCAGCCGCTCCGTCACCGTCACCGTGGCCTACCTCATGCAGAAGCTCCACCTCTCGCTCAACGACGCCTACGACCTGGTCAAGCGGAAGAAGTCCAACATCTCGCCCAATTTCAACTTCATGGGGCAGCTGCTGGACTTCGAGCGCAGCCTGCGGCTGGAGGAGCGGCGCGCCCGGGATGGGGGCAGCGGCGGGCAGGAGTCGGCCGCCTCCGACCCGCCCTCCTTCTTCACCACGCCGACCAGCGATGGCGTCTTTGAGCTGGACGCCACATAG
- the PNCK gene encoding calcium/calmodulin-dependent protein kinase type 1B translates to MLLLKKQTEDISSVYEIREKLGSGAFSEVVLAQERGSSHLVALKCIPKKALRGKEALVENEIAVLRRVSHPNIVALEDVHESPSHLYLAMELVTGGELFDRIMERGSYTEKDASHLVGQVLGAVSYLHSLGIVHRDLKPENLLYATPFEDSKIMVSDFGLSKIQAGNMLGTACGTPGYVAPELLEQKPYGKAVDVWALGVISYILLCGYPPFYDESDPELFSQILRASYEFDSPFWDDISESAKDFIRHLLERDPQKRFTCQQALQHLWISGDTAFDKDILGSVSEQIQKNFARTHWKRAFNATSFLRHIRKLGQSPEGEEASGRRVMSHSHPGLHTGQPPKW, encoded by the exons ATGCTGCTGCTCAAGAAACAGACGGAGGACATCAGCAGCGTCTATGAGATCCGGGAGAAGCTCGGctc GGGCGCTTTCTCCGAGGTGGTGCTGGCCCAGGAGCGGGGCTCCTCACACCTTGTCGCCCTCAAGTGCATCCCCAAGAAGGCCCTTCGAGGCAAGGAGGCCCTGGTGGAGAACGAGATCGCGGTGCTCCGCAG GGTCAGCCACCCCAACATCGTGGCTCTGGAGGACGTCCACGAGAGCCCTTCCCACCTCTATCTGGCCATGGAGCT GGTGACGGGGGGCGAGCTGTTCGATCGCATCATGGAGCGCGGCTCCTACACGGAGAAGGACGCCAGCCACCTGGTGGGCCAGGTCCTTGGTGCCGTCTCCTACCTGCACAGCCTGGGCATCGTGCACCGAGACCTCAAG CCTGAAAACCTCCTCTATGCCACGCCCTTCGAGGACTCCAAGATCATGGTCTCTGACTTTGGCCTCTCCAAAATCCAGGCTGGCAACATGCTAGGCACCGCCTGTGGGACCCCGGGCTATGTGG CCCCGGAGCTCTTGGAGCAGAAACCCTACGGGAAGGCCGTAGATGTGTGGGCCCTGGGTGTCATCTCCTACATCCT GCTGTGTGGGTACCCCCCCTTCTACGATGAGAGCGACCCCGAACTCTTCAGCCAGATCCTGAGGGCCAGCTACGAGTTTGACTCTCCCTTTTGGGATGACATCTCAGAATCAG CCAAAGACTTCATCCGGCACCTTCTGGAGCGAGATCCCCAGAAAAGGTTCACCTGCCAGCAGGCCTTACAGCATCTTTG GATCTCCGGGGATACAGCCTTTGACAAGGACATCCTGGGCTCAGTCAGTGAGCAGATCCAGAAGAATTTTGCCCGGACCCACTGGAAG CGAGCGTTCAATGCCACCTCCTTCCTGCGCCACATCCGCAAGCTAGGGCAGAGCCCAGAGGGTGAGGAGGCCTCGGGACGGAGGGtgatgagccacagccacccggGCCTCCACACTGGCCAGCCCCCCAAGTGGTGA
- the LOC133081949 gene encoding uncharacterized protein LOC133081949, translating into MSGGAGRGGGKLPGRGAAPSPEPQIRQCLSHPQPQPHSGTQVPHTLPQPVTPRPSPTVQVRTPRWTPPARPPHTLLPLPDTATIRRPETWHPDGDQRPETPSPPPHNLVSRDWPPSRRLRAPTPGPSRLTPIRSAQRRPRPPPGLDLPPTAQRPQARAPQATDPPEMHLRPPRTAARHGHPRGRPAQPSPRRLAAGGTRQPGPPASQAAWAARVPAGGAPGVTGVRGACRGPGHCTPPPARARAPERRVRTWSRSEAAASPSAVATAPSPPPAPRRPRPPPRAPPPPAGGRARGGRARPRHCRAPCKAIGRRRPPPPPSFVIRAGSRRLQLPPAA; encoded by the coding sequence ATGTCTGGGGGTGCAGGGAGAGGTGGAGGGAAGCTCCCTGGGCGAGGGGCAGCCCCGTCCCCCGAACCCCAGATCCGGCAGTGCCTCAGCCACCCTCAGCCACAGCCCCACTCAGGAACACAGGTCCCACACACCCTCCCCCAGCCCGTTACACctcgcccctcccccactgtccaGGTCCGCACTCCCAGGTGGACGCCTCCAGCGAGGCCACCGCATacactcctccccctcccagaTACGGCCACGATCCGACGCCCCGAGACCTGGCACCCCGACGGCGATCAGCGCCCAGAGaccccctctccacccccacaCAACCTAGTCAGCCGCGATTGGCCGCCTTCCAGAAGGCTCCGTGCCCCCACCCCGGGCCCCTCCAGGCTCACCCCCATCCGCAGCGCCCAGAGGCGCCCCCGGCCGCCCCCAGGCCTAGACCTGCCACCCACGGCCCAGCGCCCACAGGCACGCGCCCCCCAGGCCACCGACCCGCCCGAGATGCACCTGCGACCCCCGCGCACAGCCGCCCGCCACGGCCACCCACGCGGCCGCCCGGCTCAGCCCAGCCCTCGGCGCCTCGCGGCGGGAGGGACTCGGCAGCCCGGGCCTCCCGCGTCCCAAGCTGCGTGGGCCGCGCGCGTGCCGGCCGGGGGCGCGCCGGGCGTGACAGGTGTGCGCGGGGCCTGCCGTGGCCCGGGACACTGCACGCCCCCGCCAGCGCGCGCCCGCGCCCCGGAGCGCCGGGTGCGGACCTGGAGCCGAAGCGAAGCGGCAGCGTCGCCTAGCGCAGTAGCCACCGCGCCGAGCCCCCCGCCCGCGCCCAGGCGGCCCCGCCCCCCTCCGCGCGCGCCCCCGCCGCCCGCTGGCGGCCGAGCACGCGGTGGCCGAGCGCGGCCGCGGCACTGCAGGGCGCCTTGTAAGGCAATCGGCCGGCGCCGGCCGCCCCCGCCTCCCTCCTTTGTCATTCGTGCGGGTTCCCGCCGGCTCCAGCTCCCCCCGGCGGCCTGA